A DNA window from Syngnathus typhle isolate RoL2023-S1 ecotype Sweden linkage group LG2, RoL_Styp_1.0, whole genome shotgun sequence contains the following coding sequences:
- the lrrfip1b gene encoding uncharacterized protein lrrfip1b isoform X4, producing MGTQGPGRKRLPNQEKMTAEDDALQQIARDAEARLAARRTARAEAREIRMKELEKQHKELSDDEERMSVGSRGSLKGSRTALNLSAATLSSLGGASSRRGSCDTSVSVEMEASIREMKDSVAEAEEKYRRAMVSNAQLHNDKSTLMYQVETLREDLSDMEELLWEARRHADERTKAYERERDCHILLQFQFKEMNETMRRSEELLMEVSQLREQTHAYAQEVSDLQEALQWKEKKIAALERQREISDVIQIERDQLRVEVLSLRDVVKKYGEVISPERATNGGPRLDDDEVSNSFAENVPDSRESMLGNTGDLTSHYCPKTKPTQLLSFGSAGKHVRASNVSREARARKQMTHQGRRKYHMRIVSTRLKGSCVSVNNAIAKQAVKQSGDSDHELTPTPKVKPPNEAKLSKKSQAKRKKSISHVGRTSSGKVQKSGQPASILYQKNIRSGNSADTIQRPDSNRQKLNEKPVECSSTPTGVSAAEPSFSASLIREDCEDCSAKYQQRVIGNTAEKCQRSQGEADDINMSDFVFVDSTFAGDTTSPEDLLTKLPGSPATSATVGHSCNFTRFVEELKVMAAPEWVLLKLPEGKVFEEQRVSQILGTDMQATQEVADMDSCEEAHEEMEQ from the exons ATGGGGACTCAAGGACCCGGCAGAAAGAGGCTGCCCAACCAGGAGAAGATGACCGCAGAGGACGATGCTCTCCAACAGATCGCCCGGGAC GCAGAAGCGCGGTTGGCAGCGAGGCGAACAGCAAGAGCAGAAGCCAGAGAAATTCGGATGAAGGAGCTAGAGAAGCAACACAAAGAG CTGTCAGATGATGAAGAGCGCATGTCTGTAGGGAGTCGAGGCAGTCTGAAG GGCTCCAGGACAGCGCTGAACCTTTCTGCAGCCACCCTGTCTTCACTGGGTGGAGCGTCATCTCGCAGAGGAAGCTGTGACACGTCAGTCTCCGTCGAGATGGAGGCGTCAATCAGGGAGATGAAG GACTCTGtggcagaggcagaggaaaagtatcGCAGAGCCATGGTTTCAAACGCTCAGCTGCACAACGACAAGTCGACTTTAATGTATCAGGTGGAAACTCTGCGGGAGGACCTGAGCGACATGGAGGAGCTGCTTTGGGAGGCGCGACGGCACGCCGACGAACGCACAAAA gcaTACGAACGCGAGCGTGATTGTCACATTCTCCTTCAGTTCCAGTTTAAGGAGATGAACGAGACTATGAGACGAAGTGAAGAACTTCTGATG GAAGTGTCACAGTTACGAGAACAAACACATGCTTATGCTCAAGAGGTGTCTGACTTGCAGGAGGCTCTGCAGTGGAAGGAAAAGAAGATTGCG GCATTAGAGCGTCAGAGGGAAATCTCTGACGTCATTCAAATCGAGCGCGACCAGCTGAGAGTTGAGGTGCTCAGCCTCCGAGATGTTGTCAAG AAATATGGAGAGGTCATTTCTCCTGAGCGGGCAACCAATGGGGGGCCGAGATTGGACGATGATGAAGTCAGCAACAGCTTTGCGGAGAACGTTCCTGACAGCAGAGAGAGCATGCTGG GCAACACCGGAGACCTCACGTCCCACTATTGCCCAAAAACTAAACCCACGCAGTTGCTCAGCTTCGGCTCGGCCGGCAAGCACGTACGAGCTTCGAACGTGAGCCGAGAGGCCCGCGCAAGGAAACAAATGACTCATCAAGGAAGAAGAAAATATCATATGAGAATAGTTTCCACCAGACTAAAAGGAAGTTGTGTTTCTGTGAATAACGCAATCGCAAAACAAGCCGTGAAGCAGAGTGGAGACTCTGATCATGAGTTGACACCTACACCTAAAGTCAAGCCACCGAATGAAGCCAAACTGTCCAAAAAAAGTCAAGCAAAACGCAaaaaatccatctctcatgttgGCAGGACTTCCAGTGGAAAAGTCCAAAAATCAGGTCAGCCCGCCTCGATCTTGTATCAAAAGAACATCAGATCTGGAAACTCGGCTGACACAATACAGCGGCCCGATTCGAACCGGCAAAAATTGAACGAAAAGCCCGTTGAATGTTCCTCCACACCCACTGGGGTGAGCGCAGCAGAGCCTTCTTTCTCAGCAAGTCTCATACGTGAAGACTGTGAGGACTGTTCTGCAAAATATCAGCAAAGGGTCATTGGAAATACCGCTGAGAAATGTCAAAGATCACAAGGAGAAGCAGACGATATAAACATGTCCGACTTTGTTTTTGTGGATTCCACTTTTGCCGGGGACACCACGTCTCCTGAAGACCTCCTCACAAAATTGCCTGGATCTCCGGCCACTTCCGCTACCGTCGGCCATAGTTGCAATTTCACGAGGTTTGTTGAGGAACTCAAGGTCATGGCAGCTCCTGAATGGGTGCTGCTCAAACTCCCAGAAGGGAAAGTGTTTGAAGAGCAACGAGTCAGCCAGATACTGGGGACAGATATGCAGGCTACCCAGGAGGTGGCAGACATGGACAGTTGTGAGGAAGCCCATGAGGAGATGGAGCAGTAA
- the lrrfip1b gene encoding uncharacterized protein lrrfip1b isoform X5, whose translation MGTQGPGRKRLPNQEKMTAEDDALQQIARDAEARLAARRTARAEAREIRMKELEKQHKEEDGERYSRHSRRIASLSDDEERMSVGSRGSLKVEERLDRDFLDRGSRTALNLSAATLSSLGGASSRRGSCDTSVSVEMEASIREMKDSVAEAEEKYRRAMVSNAQLHNDKSTLMYQVETLREDLSDMEELLWEARRHADERTKAYERERDCHILLQFQFKEMNETMRRSEELLMALERQREISDVIQIERDQLRVEVLSLRDVVKKYGEVISPERATNGGPRLDDDEVSNSFAENVPDSRESMLGNTGDLTSHYCPKTKPTQLLSFGSAGKHVRASNVSREARARKQMTHQGRRKYHMRIVSTRLKGSCVSVNNAIAKQAVKQSGDSDHELTPTPKVKPPNEAKLSKKSQAKRKKSISHVGRTSSGKVQKSGQPASILYQKNIRSGNSADTIQRPDSNRQKLNEKPVECSSTPTGVSAAEPSFSASLIREDCEDCSAKYQQRVIGNTAEKCQRSQGEADDINMSDFVFVDSTFAGDTTSPEDLLTKLPGSPATSATVGHSCNFTRFVEELKVMAAPEWVLLKLPEGKVFEEQRVSQILGTDMQATQEVADMDSCEEAHEEMEQ comes from the exons ATGGGGACTCAAGGACCCGGCAGAAAGAGGCTGCCCAACCAGGAGAAGATGACCGCAGAGGACGATGCTCTCCAACAGATCGCCCGGGAC GCAGAAGCGCGGTTGGCAGCGAGGCGAACAGCAAGAGCAGAAGCCAGAGAAATTCGGATGAAGGAGCTAGAGAAGCAACACAAAGAG GAGGACGGCGAGCGCTATTCTCGCCACTCGCGGAGAATCGCTTCG CTGTCAGATGATGAAGAGCGCATGTCTGTAGGGAGTCGAGGCAGTCTGAAG GTGGAGGAGAGACTGGACAGAGACTTCCTGGATAGA GGCTCCAGGACAGCGCTGAACCTTTCTGCAGCCACCCTGTCTTCACTGGGTGGAGCGTCATCTCGCAGAGGAAGCTGTGACACGTCAGTCTCCGTCGAGATGGAGGCGTCAATCAGGGAGATGAAG GACTCTGtggcagaggcagaggaaaagtatcGCAGAGCCATGGTTTCAAACGCTCAGCTGCACAACGACAAGTCGACTTTAATGTATCAGGTGGAAACTCTGCGGGAGGACCTGAGCGACATGGAGGAGCTGCTTTGGGAGGCGCGACGGCACGCCGACGAACGCACAAAA gcaTACGAACGCGAGCGTGATTGTCACATTCTCCTTCAGTTCCAGTTTAAGGAGATGAACGAGACTATGAGACGAAGTGAAGAACTTCTGATG GCATTAGAGCGTCAGAGGGAAATCTCTGACGTCATTCAAATCGAGCGCGACCAGCTGAGAGTTGAGGTGCTCAGCCTCCGAGATGTTGTCAAG AAATATGGAGAGGTCATTTCTCCTGAGCGGGCAACCAATGGGGGGCCGAGATTGGACGATGATGAAGTCAGCAACAGCTTTGCGGAGAACGTTCCTGACAGCAGAGAGAGCATGCTGG GCAACACCGGAGACCTCACGTCCCACTATTGCCCAAAAACTAAACCCACGCAGTTGCTCAGCTTCGGCTCGGCCGGCAAGCACGTACGAGCTTCGAACGTGAGCCGAGAGGCCCGCGCAAGGAAACAAATGACTCATCAAGGAAGAAGAAAATATCATATGAGAATAGTTTCCACCAGACTAAAAGGAAGTTGTGTTTCTGTGAATAACGCAATCGCAAAACAAGCCGTGAAGCAGAGTGGAGACTCTGATCATGAGTTGACACCTACACCTAAAGTCAAGCCACCGAATGAAGCCAAACTGTCCAAAAAAAGTCAAGCAAAACGCAaaaaatccatctctcatgttgGCAGGACTTCCAGTGGAAAAGTCCAAAAATCAGGTCAGCCCGCCTCGATCTTGTATCAAAAGAACATCAGATCTGGAAACTCGGCTGACACAATACAGCGGCCCGATTCGAACCGGCAAAAATTGAACGAAAAGCCCGTTGAATGTTCCTCCACACCCACTGGGGTGAGCGCAGCAGAGCCTTCTTTCTCAGCAAGTCTCATACGTGAAGACTGTGAGGACTGTTCTGCAAAATATCAGCAAAGGGTCATTGGAAATACCGCTGAGAAATGTCAAAGATCACAAGGAGAAGCAGACGATATAAACATGTCCGACTTTGTTTTTGTGGATTCCACTTTTGCCGGGGACACCACGTCTCCTGAAGACCTCCTCACAAAATTGCCTGGATCTCCGGCCACTTCCGCTACCGTCGGCCATAGTTGCAATTTCACGAGGTTTGTTGAGGAACTCAAGGTCATGGCAGCTCCTGAATGGGTGCTGCTCAAACTCCCAGAAGGGAAAGTGTTTGAAGAGCAACGAGTCAGCCAGATACTGGGGACAGATATGCAGGCTACCCAGGAGGTGGCAGACATGGACAGTTGTGAGGAAGCCCATGAGGAGATGGAGCAGTAA
- the lrrfip1b gene encoding leucine-rich repeat flightless-interacting protein 2 isoform X8, with the protein MGTQGPGRKRLPNQEKMTAEDDALQQIARDAEARLAARRTARAEAREIRMKELEKQHKEEDGERYSRHSRRIASLSDDEERMSVGSRGSLKVEERLDRDFLDRGSRTALNLSAATLSSLGGASSRRGSCDTSVSVEMEASIREMKDSVAEAEEKYRRAMVSNAQLHNDKSTLMYQVETLREDLSDMEELLWEARRHADERTKAYERERDCHILLQFQFKEMNETMRRSEELLMEVSQLREQTHAYAQEVSDLQEALQWKEKKIAALERQREISDVIQIERDQLRVEVLSLRDVVKKYGEVISPERATNGGPRLDDDEVSNSFAENVPDSRESMLELHLKKLLEERESLHDQVRMLKTQLLLRQKNLDGSQNPEEDGLENGADSHAVDLQRDANRQISELKFKLVKSEQEVTTLEQNVIRLEAQVTRYRAASENAEIVEDELKVERRKLHRELRTALDQIQELESANSHLTKRLEKMKANRSILLAQQ; encoded by the exons ATGGGGACTCAAGGACCCGGCAGAAAGAGGCTGCCCAACCAGGAGAAGATGACCGCAGAGGACGATGCTCTCCAACAGATCGCCCGGGAC GCAGAAGCGCGGTTGGCAGCGAGGCGAACAGCAAGAGCAGAAGCCAGAGAAATTCGGATGAAGGAGCTAGAGAAGCAACACAAAGAG GAGGACGGCGAGCGCTATTCTCGCCACTCGCGGAGAATCGCTTCG CTGTCAGATGATGAAGAGCGCATGTCTGTAGGGAGTCGAGGCAGTCTGAAG GTGGAGGAGAGACTGGACAGAGACTTCCTGGATAGA GGCTCCAGGACAGCGCTGAACCTTTCTGCAGCCACCCTGTCTTCACTGGGTGGAGCGTCATCTCGCAGAGGAAGCTGTGACACGTCAGTCTCCGTCGAGATGGAGGCGTCAATCAGGGAGATGAAG GACTCTGtggcagaggcagaggaaaagtatcGCAGAGCCATGGTTTCAAACGCTCAGCTGCACAACGACAAGTCGACTTTAATGTATCAGGTGGAAACTCTGCGGGAGGACCTGAGCGACATGGAGGAGCTGCTTTGGGAGGCGCGACGGCACGCCGACGAACGCACAAAA gcaTACGAACGCGAGCGTGATTGTCACATTCTCCTTCAGTTCCAGTTTAAGGAGATGAACGAGACTATGAGACGAAGTGAAGAACTTCTGATG GAAGTGTCACAGTTACGAGAACAAACACATGCTTATGCTCAAGAGGTGTCTGACTTGCAGGAGGCTCTGCAGTGGAAGGAAAAGAAGATTGCG GCATTAGAGCGTCAGAGGGAAATCTCTGACGTCATTCAAATCGAGCGCGACCAGCTGAGAGTTGAGGTGCTCAGCCTCCGAGATGTTGTCAAG AAATATGGAGAGGTCATTTCTCCTGAGCGGGCAACCAATGGGGGGCCGAGATTGGACGATGATGAAGTCAGCAACAGCTTTGCGGAGAACGTTCCTGACAGCAGAGAGAGCATGCTGG AGCTGCATCTGAAGAAGCTACTTGAAGAAAGGGAAAGTTTGCACGATCAG GTGAGAATGCTCAAGACTCAACTGCTTCTGAGACAAAAAAATCTTGATGGAAGCCAAAATCCAGAGGAAGACGGTCTGGAAAATGGCGCAGATTCTCATGCGGTGGACCTTCAGA GAGATGCAAACAGACAAATCAGCGAGCTGAAATTCAAACTCGTCAAATCTGAACAAGAAGTTACCACTCTGGAACAGAAC GTCATCCGTCTAGAAGCTCAGGTGACACGCTACAGGGCGGCGTCGGAGAATGCAGAGATAGTTGAGGATGAGCTGAAGGTCGAAAGGAGAAAACTACATAGAGAA CTGCGCACTGCTCTGGATCAGATCCAGGAGCTGGAATCGGCGAATAGTCACCTCACCAAACGTCTGGAGAAGATGAAGGCCAACCGCAGCATCCTCTTGGCCCAGCAGTGA
- the lrrfip1b gene encoding uncharacterized protein lrrfip1b isoform X3, translated as MGTQGPGRKRLPNQEKMTAEDDALQQIARDAEARLAARRTARAEAREIRMKELEKQHKELSDDEERMSVGSRGSLKVEERLDRDFLDRGSRTALNLSAATLSSLGGASSRRGSCDTSVSVEMEASIREMKDSVAEAEEKYRRAMVSNAQLHNDKSTLMYQVETLREDLSDMEELLWEARRHADERTKAYERERDCHILLQFQFKEMNETMRRSEELLMEVSQLREQTHAYAQEVSDLQEALQWKEKKIAALERQREISDVIQIERDQLRVEVLSLRDVVKKYGEVISPERATNGGPRLDDDEVSNSFAENVPDSRESMLGNTGDLTSHYCPKTKPTQLLSFGSAGKHVRASNVSREARARKQMTHQGRRKYHMRIVSTRLKGSCVSVNNAIAKQAVKQSGDSDHELTPTPKVKPPNEAKLSKKSQAKRKKSISHVGRTSSGKVQKSGQPASILYQKNIRSGNSADTIQRPDSNRQKLNEKPVECSSTPTGVSAAEPSFSASLIREDCEDCSAKYQQRVIGNTAEKCQRSQGEADDINMSDFVFVDSTFAGDTTSPEDLLTKLPGSPATSATVGHSCNFTRFVEELKVMAAPEWVLLKLPEGKVFEEQRVSQILGTDMQATQEVADMDSCEEAHEEMEQ; from the exons ATGGGGACTCAAGGACCCGGCAGAAAGAGGCTGCCCAACCAGGAGAAGATGACCGCAGAGGACGATGCTCTCCAACAGATCGCCCGGGAC GCAGAAGCGCGGTTGGCAGCGAGGCGAACAGCAAGAGCAGAAGCCAGAGAAATTCGGATGAAGGAGCTAGAGAAGCAACACAAAGAG CTGTCAGATGATGAAGAGCGCATGTCTGTAGGGAGTCGAGGCAGTCTGAAG GTGGAGGAGAGACTGGACAGAGACTTCCTGGATAGA GGCTCCAGGACAGCGCTGAACCTTTCTGCAGCCACCCTGTCTTCACTGGGTGGAGCGTCATCTCGCAGAGGAAGCTGTGACACGTCAGTCTCCGTCGAGATGGAGGCGTCAATCAGGGAGATGAAG GACTCTGtggcagaggcagaggaaaagtatcGCAGAGCCATGGTTTCAAACGCTCAGCTGCACAACGACAAGTCGACTTTAATGTATCAGGTGGAAACTCTGCGGGAGGACCTGAGCGACATGGAGGAGCTGCTTTGGGAGGCGCGACGGCACGCCGACGAACGCACAAAA gcaTACGAACGCGAGCGTGATTGTCACATTCTCCTTCAGTTCCAGTTTAAGGAGATGAACGAGACTATGAGACGAAGTGAAGAACTTCTGATG GAAGTGTCACAGTTACGAGAACAAACACATGCTTATGCTCAAGAGGTGTCTGACTTGCAGGAGGCTCTGCAGTGGAAGGAAAAGAAGATTGCG GCATTAGAGCGTCAGAGGGAAATCTCTGACGTCATTCAAATCGAGCGCGACCAGCTGAGAGTTGAGGTGCTCAGCCTCCGAGATGTTGTCAAG AAATATGGAGAGGTCATTTCTCCTGAGCGGGCAACCAATGGGGGGCCGAGATTGGACGATGATGAAGTCAGCAACAGCTTTGCGGAGAACGTTCCTGACAGCAGAGAGAGCATGCTGG GCAACACCGGAGACCTCACGTCCCACTATTGCCCAAAAACTAAACCCACGCAGTTGCTCAGCTTCGGCTCGGCCGGCAAGCACGTACGAGCTTCGAACGTGAGCCGAGAGGCCCGCGCAAGGAAACAAATGACTCATCAAGGAAGAAGAAAATATCATATGAGAATAGTTTCCACCAGACTAAAAGGAAGTTGTGTTTCTGTGAATAACGCAATCGCAAAACAAGCCGTGAAGCAGAGTGGAGACTCTGATCATGAGTTGACACCTACACCTAAAGTCAAGCCACCGAATGAAGCCAAACTGTCCAAAAAAAGTCAAGCAAAACGCAaaaaatccatctctcatgttgGCAGGACTTCCAGTGGAAAAGTCCAAAAATCAGGTCAGCCCGCCTCGATCTTGTATCAAAAGAACATCAGATCTGGAAACTCGGCTGACACAATACAGCGGCCCGATTCGAACCGGCAAAAATTGAACGAAAAGCCCGTTGAATGTTCCTCCACACCCACTGGGGTGAGCGCAGCAGAGCCTTCTTTCTCAGCAAGTCTCATACGTGAAGACTGTGAGGACTGTTCTGCAAAATATCAGCAAAGGGTCATTGGAAATACCGCTGAGAAATGTCAAAGATCACAAGGAGAAGCAGACGATATAAACATGTCCGACTTTGTTTTTGTGGATTCCACTTTTGCCGGGGACACCACGTCTCCTGAAGACCTCCTCACAAAATTGCCTGGATCTCCGGCCACTTCCGCTACCGTCGGCCATAGTTGCAATTTCACGAGGTTTGTTGAGGAACTCAAGGTCATGGCAGCTCCTGAATGGGTGCTGCTCAAACTCCCAGAAGGGAAAGTGTTTGAAGAGCAACGAGTCAGCCAGATACTGGGGACAGATATGCAGGCTACCCAGGAGGTGGCAGACATGGACAGTTGTGAGGAAGCCCATGAGGAGATGGAGCAGTAA
- the lrrfip1b gene encoding leucine-rich repeat flightless-interacting protein 2 isoform X9 yields MGTQGPGRKRLPNQEKMTAEDDALQQIARDAEARLAARRTARAEAREIRMKELEKQHKEEDGERYSRHSRRIASLSDDEERMSVGSRGSLKVEERLDRDFLDRGSRTALNLSAATLSSLGGASSRRGSCDTSVSVEMEASIREMKDSVAEAEEKYRRAMVSNAQLHNDKSTLMYQVETLREDLSDMEELLWEARRHADERTKAYERERDCHILLQFQFKEMNETMRRSEELLMKYGEVISPERATNGGPRLDDDEVSNSFAENVPDSRESMLELHLKKLLEERESLHDQVRMLKTQLLLRQKNLDGSQNPEEDGLENGADSHAVDLQRDANRQISELKFKLVKSEQEVTTLEQNVIRLEAQVTRYRAASENAEIVEDELKVERRKLHRELRTALDQIQELESANSHLTKRLEKMKANRSILLAQQ; encoded by the exons ATGGGGACTCAAGGACCCGGCAGAAAGAGGCTGCCCAACCAGGAGAAGATGACCGCAGAGGACGATGCTCTCCAACAGATCGCCCGGGAC GCAGAAGCGCGGTTGGCAGCGAGGCGAACAGCAAGAGCAGAAGCCAGAGAAATTCGGATGAAGGAGCTAGAGAAGCAACACAAAGAG GAGGACGGCGAGCGCTATTCTCGCCACTCGCGGAGAATCGCTTCG CTGTCAGATGATGAAGAGCGCATGTCTGTAGGGAGTCGAGGCAGTCTGAAG GTGGAGGAGAGACTGGACAGAGACTTCCTGGATAGA GGCTCCAGGACAGCGCTGAACCTTTCTGCAGCCACCCTGTCTTCACTGGGTGGAGCGTCATCTCGCAGAGGAAGCTGTGACACGTCAGTCTCCGTCGAGATGGAGGCGTCAATCAGGGAGATGAAG GACTCTGtggcagaggcagaggaaaagtatcGCAGAGCCATGGTTTCAAACGCTCAGCTGCACAACGACAAGTCGACTTTAATGTATCAGGTGGAAACTCTGCGGGAGGACCTGAGCGACATGGAGGAGCTGCTTTGGGAGGCGCGACGGCACGCCGACGAACGCACAAAA gcaTACGAACGCGAGCGTGATTGTCACATTCTCCTTCAGTTCCAGTTTAAGGAGATGAACGAGACTATGAGACGAAGTGAAGAACTTCTGATG AAATATGGAGAGGTCATTTCTCCTGAGCGGGCAACCAATGGGGGGCCGAGATTGGACGATGATGAAGTCAGCAACAGCTTTGCGGAGAACGTTCCTGACAGCAGAGAGAGCATGCTGG AGCTGCATCTGAAGAAGCTACTTGAAGAAAGGGAAAGTTTGCACGATCAG GTGAGAATGCTCAAGACTCAACTGCTTCTGAGACAAAAAAATCTTGATGGAAGCCAAAATCCAGAGGAAGACGGTCTGGAAAATGGCGCAGATTCTCATGCGGTGGACCTTCAGA GAGATGCAAACAGACAAATCAGCGAGCTGAAATTCAAACTCGTCAAATCTGAACAAGAAGTTACCACTCTGGAACAGAAC GTCATCCGTCTAGAAGCTCAGGTGACACGCTACAGGGCGGCGTCGGAGAATGCAGAGATAGTTGAGGATGAGCTGAAGGTCGAAAGGAGAAAACTACATAGAGAA CTGCGCACTGCTCTGGATCAGATCCAGGAGCTGGAATCGGCGAATAGTCACCTCACCAAACGTCTGGAGAAGATGAAGGCCAACCGCAGCATCCTCTTGGCCCAGCAGTGA
- the lrrfip1b gene encoding uncharacterized protein lrrfip1b isoform X7, producing MGTQGPGRKRLPNQEKMTAEDDALQQIARDAEARLAARRTARAEAREIRMKELEKQHKEEDGERYSRHSRRIASLSDDEERMSVGSRGSLKVEERLDRDFLDRGSRTALNLSAATLSSLGGASSRRGSCDTSVSVEMEASIREMKDSVAEAEEKYRRAMVSNAQLHNDKSTLMYQVETLREDLSDMEELLWEARRHADERTKAYERERDCHILLQFQFKEMNETMRRSEELLMKYGEVISPERATNGGPRLDDDEVSNSFAENVPDSRESMLGNTGDLTSHYCPKTKPTQLLSFGSAGKHVRASNVSREARARKQMTHQGRRKYHMRIVSTRLKGSCVSVNNAIAKQAVKQSGDSDHELTPTPKVKPPNEAKLSKKSQAKRKKSISHVGRTSSGKVQKSGQPASILYQKNIRSGNSADTIQRPDSNRQKLNEKPVECSSTPTGVSAAEPSFSASLIREDCEDCSAKYQQRVIGNTAEKCQRSQGEADDINMSDFVFVDSTFAGDTTSPEDLLTKLPGSPATSATVGHSCNFTRFVEELKVMAAPEWVLLKLPEGKVFEEQRVSQILGTDMQATQEVADMDSCEEAHEEMEQ from the exons ATGGGGACTCAAGGACCCGGCAGAAAGAGGCTGCCCAACCAGGAGAAGATGACCGCAGAGGACGATGCTCTCCAACAGATCGCCCGGGAC GCAGAAGCGCGGTTGGCAGCGAGGCGAACAGCAAGAGCAGAAGCCAGAGAAATTCGGATGAAGGAGCTAGAGAAGCAACACAAAGAG GAGGACGGCGAGCGCTATTCTCGCCACTCGCGGAGAATCGCTTCG CTGTCAGATGATGAAGAGCGCATGTCTGTAGGGAGTCGAGGCAGTCTGAAG GTGGAGGAGAGACTGGACAGAGACTTCCTGGATAGA GGCTCCAGGACAGCGCTGAACCTTTCTGCAGCCACCCTGTCTTCACTGGGTGGAGCGTCATCTCGCAGAGGAAGCTGTGACACGTCAGTCTCCGTCGAGATGGAGGCGTCAATCAGGGAGATGAAG GACTCTGtggcagaggcagaggaaaagtatcGCAGAGCCATGGTTTCAAACGCTCAGCTGCACAACGACAAGTCGACTTTAATGTATCAGGTGGAAACTCTGCGGGAGGACCTGAGCGACATGGAGGAGCTGCTTTGGGAGGCGCGACGGCACGCCGACGAACGCACAAAA gcaTACGAACGCGAGCGTGATTGTCACATTCTCCTTCAGTTCCAGTTTAAGGAGATGAACGAGACTATGAGACGAAGTGAAGAACTTCTGATG AAATATGGAGAGGTCATTTCTCCTGAGCGGGCAACCAATGGGGGGCCGAGATTGGACGATGATGAAGTCAGCAACAGCTTTGCGGAGAACGTTCCTGACAGCAGAGAGAGCATGCTGG GCAACACCGGAGACCTCACGTCCCACTATTGCCCAAAAACTAAACCCACGCAGTTGCTCAGCTTCGGCTCGGCCGGCAAGCACGTACGAGCTTCGAACGTGAGCCGAGAGGCCCGCGCAAGGAAACAAATGACTCATCAAGGAAGAAGAAAATATCATATGAGAATAGTTTCCACCAGACTAAAAGGAAGTTGTGTTTCTGTGAATAACGCAATCGCAAAACAAGCCGTGAAGCAGAGTGGAGACTCTGATCATGAGTTGACACCTACACCTAAAGTCAAGCCACCGAATGAAGCCAAACTGTCCAAAAAAAGTCAAGCAAAACGCAaaaaatccatctctcatgttgGCAGGACTTCCAGTGGAAAAGTCCAAAAATCAGGTCAGCCCGCCTCGATCTTGTATCAAAAGAACATCAGATCTGGAAACTCGGCTGACACAATACAGCGGCCCGATTCGAACCGGCAAAAATTGAACGAAAAGCCCGTTGAATGTTCCTCCACACCCACTGGGGTGAGCGCAGCAGAGCCTTCTTTCTCAGCAAGTCTCATACGTGAAGACTGTGAGGACTGTTCTGCAAAATATCAGCAAAGGGTCATTGGAAATACCGCTGAGAAATGTCAAAGATCACAAGGAGAAGCAGACGATATAAACATGTCCGACTTTGTTTTTGTGGATTCCACTTTTGCCGGGGACACCACGTCTCCTGAAGACCTCCTCACAAAATTGCCTGGATCTCCGGCCACTTCCGCTACCGTCGGCCATAGTTGCAATTTCACGAGGTTTGTTGAGGAACTCAAGGTCATGGCAGCTCCTGAATGGGTGCTGCTCAAACTCCCAGAAGGGAAAGTGTTTGAAGAGCAACGAGTCAGCCAGATACTGGGGACAGATATGCAGGCTACCCAGGAGGTGGCAGACATGGACAGTTGTGAGGAAGCCCATGAGGAGATGGAGCAGTAA